Genomic window (Candidatus Eisenbacteria bacterium):
CCGTCGCGCTTCCGCAAGAAGTAGAGGGTCGTGCCCGCTTTCGTCCGGCCGCGGGCCGGGCGATAATGCCGTCGCGGTCGCCGCGCGGCCGTGACCGGGGGATCCCTGAAGACCGCCATCCGACTCATCGTCGCCGTCGCCGTCTCGGGAGGCTGTCTCTACTTCGCGACGCGCGGCACCGACTGGGCCGGCGTCGAGGCCGTGTTACGCGGGGCGAGCCCGGGTTGGTCGCTGGGCGTGATCCTGGTGAGCCTCGGCTGCCACGTCCTGCGCGCCGAGCGCTGGCGCGTCCTGCTGCGTCCGGTCGGCGACGTGCCGCGCGGGCCCGCGATCACGTCGACGTTCATCGGCTTCGGGGCCAACAGCGTGCTGCCCCTGCGTGTGGGTGAGATCGTGCGTCCGGTGCTGCTCGCCCGGCGGGTACGAATCGGCGTCCCGGCGACGATCTCGTCGATCGTCCTCGAGCGGCTCTTCGACGGGCTGCTCGTCGTCTGCTGCTTCCTCGCCGTCGGCGTTCTGTACGACGTCGACCCGCACCTGCGGACGGTGGCCATCGTTTTCGGCGGTGGCGCCCTGCTCACGTTCGCCGTCCTCATGTTGATGGCGCGCCATCGCGAGCGTTCGGAAGCGCTGGTCCGACGCCTGCTGAGCCCCTTGCCGGCGCGCGCGCGCGACGTGATCTGGTCGATCGCCGAGGGGCTGCTGCACGGCCTGGGTGGTCTCGCGGACGGGCGCTCGATCGCGCTCGTGCTCGTGTACTCGATCGTGCTCTGGAGCGCGATCACGCTCACGTACACGCTCTCGTTCCTGGCCCTCGACATCCACGTTCCGCTCGTCGTGGCGTCGTTGACGACGGTCGTGGTGGTCGGCGCGTTCGTCATGCTCCCCCAGGCGCCGGGGTTCATCGGGACCTGGCAGCTGGGCTGCACGACGGCCCTCGGGCTGTTCCACGTGCCGGCCGACGTCGCCGTCGGGTACTCGCTCCTCACCTGGGTGATCCAGATGATCGTCAACGTCGGTTCGGCGGCGGTGAGCCTGGCACTGCAGGACGTCTCAGTGCGCCAGCTTGCGCAGGACGTCGAGAAGGCGGAGCAGGAGGCGGTCCATGGCTGAGCCCCTCCAGGGACGCACGGTGCTGGTCGGGATCTCGGGCGGCATCGCGTGCTACAAGGCGTGCGAGCTGGTCCGGGCCCTGCGCCAGGCGGGCGCGACCGTTCCGGTCGTCATGACGCGCGGCGCGCGCGAGTTCGTGGCGCCGCTGACGCTCCAGACGCTGTCGGGGCGACCCGTCGCGACCGAAACCTTCGACCTCACGCAGGAGTCCGAGATCGGTCACATCCGGCTCGCCGACACGGCCGACGTGGTCGTGATCGCGCCGGCGACGGCGAACGTGATCGCGAAGCTCGCGCACGGGATCGCGGACGATCTCCTCACCACCGTGCTCCTCGCGACGCGCGCGCCCGTCCTCGTCGCGCCGGCGATGAACGTGCATATGTGGGAGCATCCGGCGACCCGGGAGAACGTGGCGACGCTGGCGGGGCGCGGGGTGCGCATCGTCGGGCCGGCGGTCGGCTCGCTCGCCTGCGGCTACGAGGGGGCTGGCCGGCTGGCCGAGATCCCCGACATCGTCGAGGGCATCGTCACGGCGCTGACGCCGCAGGACCTGGCGGGCGAGCGCGTGCTCGTGTCGGCGGGACCGACGCGCGAGGCGATCGATCCCGTGCGCTACCTCACCAACCACTCGAGCGGCAAGATGGGCTACGCGATCGCGCGCGTCGCGCGCCGCCGGGGCGCCGAGGTGACGCTGGTGAGCGGGCCGGTCGCGCTTCCGCCGCCGCCCGGCGTGCGGACGATCCCGGTCGAGAGCGCGCGCGAGATGGCGGCGGCCCTGCGGTCCGAGTTCCCGCGCGCCACCCTCCTGGTGATGGCGGCGGCGGTCGCCGACTACCGCGCGGCGCGCCCGGCGGAGCGAAAGGTGAAGAAGTCGTCGAGCCACCTGGCGCTCGAGCTCGCGCGCAACGAGGACATCATCTCCGGCCTGGCCGCCGCCAAGCGTGACCGCGTCGTCGTCGGGTTCGCGGCCGAGACGCACGACCTGGTGACGGAGGCGCGGCGCAAGCTTCGCGAGAAGCGCCTCGACCTCGTCGTGGCCAACGACGTGACCGCGGAGGGTGCCGGCTTCGGATCGGACACGAACGTCGTGCGGCTGATCGACGCCGCCGGCGGTGACGAGGTGCTACCCGTGCTTCCGAAGGACGAGGTCGCGGCCCGGATCCTCGACTGGTTCGTGCAGCGCCGCCAGGGCGCCGCCCGTCGCCGGCCCGCGCCGGTTACGCGGCGGGTGGCCGGAGCGCGCGCAGCTCGTCGGCGATCGCGACGGGGACCTCGCCCTTCGCCTTGAGCGCGCGGAGCTTGGCGCGGAGCGCGCTCGCCTGCGCGAGCGCCTGATGTCCGGTCGGATCGGCGTGCTGGCACGCGCTCTCCTGCCCATGGAGGAGGAGGTCCTGGATGGCGCTCACGCACACCGTGTTGAAGCGTTCGACCTCGGCCCCCGGTAGCGGGTAGCGCGAGCGCTCGCCGAGGCCGCGCACCATCGCCTGCCACTGGCCGAGCTGCTGCAGCGCCATCAGCGAGTTGAAGATCCGCTTGTTGGTCTTGAACGAGAACAGGGTGCGCTCGACCACGCGACTCACCAGGCGATCGAGGTCGGTATACCGGTGGCGGAGCACGGAGCGGATCAATCGCCACTGATCACGGCGTTGCGCCGCGTCGAAGCGTGCCTCCCAGTAGATGTGCCGCAGGGAGCGCGCCTCGAAGGAGAGCACGAGCTGCACCGGGACGTAGTGGTTGTGCGAGTACACGTCGGCGGCGAGGTGCGAGAGGTAGCCGTAGGCGAACGCCTCTTCGCGCTCGTTCTTCGCGCTCTCGACGATCTGCCACCCGACCGGCCAGCAGTGACAGTGCGTGTAGAGGCTGCGCGTGTACTTCTTGGCGTGGAAGATGTCCGCGGCGACGCAACCGTACAGATAGGCGAGACGATGCGCGCCCAGCAGCTCTTCGAGCGGCCCCGTGAGCGCAGTGAGATCGCCGAGCACGCGCGCGCCGTGGACGAGGTGCGTGACGGGGCCCCACGCGTGGGCGTCACCCGGCCACAGGAGCACGACGACCGCTGCGAGGCCGGCTAGCATCATCGCGGGAAAACTCTACAATGCGGCCGGTGGGGTCACAAGACGAGTGCAGCGACCTCGCGCGTGCGCTACTGGCCCACGTCGACTACCAGCGCGCACTCGGCGTCGAGGGCGTGCCGCCGGGAGCCCCGGTGGTGGCCGTGCCGACCGCGCCGCCGGTCGTCGACGACCCCGTGACGCGCGTCGCGCCGGAGCAGATCGCCCTGGGCACGCAGCTGGGCGAGGAGACCCTCGAAGCAGTGCGTGGCGATCTGGGCGACTGCCAGCGCTGCAAGCTGGCGCCGCACCGCACGCGCCTCGTGTTCGGCGTGGGGAGTCCGAAGGCCCGCCTCGTCTTCGTGGGCGAGGGCCCCGGCGCCGACGAGGACGCGCAGGGCGAGCCGTTCGTCGGTCGCGCCGGACAGCTCCTCACCGAGATCATCACCAAGGGCATGCGGATCCGCCGCGAGGACGTCTACATCTGCAACGTCATCAAGTGCCGGCCGCCCGGGAACCGCAATCCCGAGCCCGACGAGGTGGCGGCCTGCGAGCCGTTCCTGGTGCGGCAGCTCCGCAGCATCGGGCCCGAGGTGATCGTCGCGCTCGGGAAGTTCGCGGCCCAGACCCTCCTTCGCTCGAGGACGCCGATCACGCAGCTGCGGGGCCGGTGGTTCGACTACCACGGCATCATGCTCATGCCGACGTTTCATCCGGCCTACCTGCTGCGCACGCCGGGCGACAAGCGGCTCGTGTGGGAGGACATCCAGAAGGTGATGCGGGTCCTCGGGATGCCGACGCCGTCGAAATGAAGCGTCTCACGCGAGTCGTGCTGGCGGTGGCGTTCGGTCTCGCCGCGGAGGCGCGCGGCGCGGTCGTGAGCCGGATCGTGGTCGACGGCGCCATCAACCCGGCGGTCGCGGGCTTCATCCAGGAATCGATCGCGCGGGCCAACGACGAAGGCGCCGCGGCGCTCGTCATCGTGCTCGATACGCCGGGGGGCCTGCTGACCTCCGCGCGCGCGATCGTGAAGGACATCCTCGCGGCGCCGCTGCCGGTGATCGTGTACGTGGCGCCGAGCGGCGCGGGCGCCGGCTCGGCGGGCGTGTTCGTGACCATGGCGGCGCACGTGGCCGCGATGGCGCCCGGCACCAGCATCGGCGCGGCCCATCCGGTGGGAGGCCAGGGCGAGGACATCAAGGGCACGCTCGGCGAGAAGATCGAGAACTTCACGGCGTCGTTCAGCGAGGCGATCGCCCGGCAGCGCGGTCGCAACGTCGAGTGGGCGATCAAGGCGGTGCGCCAGAGTGTATCGGCCCCGGCCGACGAGGCGGCGCGTTTGAAGGTGGTGGACTTCGTCGCGAAGGACATCGAGGAGGTGGCGGCGCGCGCCGACGGCCGCACCGTCGACGTCGGCGGCGCGAAGCAGACCCTCCACCTGCGGCCGCTCGAGCTGCGCGACTACGAGATGCGGTTCTCGCAGCGCGTCCTGAACGTCCTCGCCGACCCGAACATCGCCTACCTCCTCATGATGGCCGGGGTGCTCGGCCTCTACATCGAGTTCACGCACCCGGGCGTGCTCTTCCCGGGCATCGCGGGCGCGATCTGTCTCCTCCTTGCGATGACGGCGATGCAGGTCCTGCCGCTCAACTACGGCGCGCTCGCGCTGATCGTGCTGGGAATGGGGCTGCTCGTGGCCGAAGCGTTCCTGCCCACGTTCGGCGTGGTCGGCGTGGGCGGCGCGATCGCGCTCATCCTCGGCTCGCTCTTCCTCTTCGACTCCGCCGGCGACGAGGTGCAGGTGGCGCGCAGCCTCATCCTGGGCGCGGGCGGCGGGCTGGCGGTCTTCGTCCTGCTGGTGGGCGCATGGATCGCCCGCCGTCGTGCCGAGCCGGGGCGCCTCGGCGCCGAGGGCATGATCGGGGCGGTGGGCGTGGCGCGTGAGCGGCTGGCCCCGGTCGGGACGGTGCTGGTCAACGGGGAGTATTGGACGGCGGAGGCGGAGCATGACATCGACGCGGGATTGCCCGTCGAGGTGACGGGCGTGGCCGGGCTCCGGCTGCGGGTGCGGGCGGCAGCCGGTCGCGCACGCTGAGACGGACTTGAAAATGGAGGTCGAGATGCCGGGCGGATTCGTAGCGGTACTGGTGCTTGCTTCGCTGGTCCTGAGCGCCCTCAAGATCGTGCGCGAATACGAGCGCCTGGTCGTGTTTCGGCTCGGCCGGCTGGTCGGGCCGCGCGGCCCCGGGATCACGGTCGTCATTCCCGGTCTCGAGAAGGCGGTCCGCGTCGACCTGCGCACCGTCACGATGGACGTGCCGCCGCAGGACGTCATCACCAAGGACAACGTGTCCGTGAAGGTGAACGCGGTGCTCTACTTCCGCGTGATCGAGCCGAATCGCGCCGTGGCGGAGGTCGAGAACTACCTGTTCGCGGCCTCGCAGATCGCGCAGACCACGCTGCGCAGCGTGTGCGGCGAGGCGGAGCTGGACGACCTGCTCGCGGAGCGCGAGAAGATCAACAGCAAGCTGCAGACGATCATCGACCAGCACACCGAGCCATGGGGCATCAAGGTCGTGCAGGTCGCCATCAAGCACATCGATCTCCCGGAGGAGATGCGCCGGGCCATGGCCAAGCAGGCCGAGGCGGAGCGGGAGCGCCGCGCCAAGGTGATCGCGGCCGAAGGCGAGTTCCAGGCTTCGCAGCGTCTGTCGGAGGCCGCCGCGGTGATGGCGAAGGAGCCGATCACGCTGCAGCTCCGCTATCTCCAGACGCTCGCCGAGATCGCGACCGAGAACAATTCGACCACGCTGTTCCCGGTCCCGATCGACCTCATCGGGCCGCTCTTGGGGAAGGGCACGCCTCGGCCCTGAGGCATGCGCCTCGGCGATCTCGACTACGAGCTTCCCC
Coding sequences:
- a CDS encoding lysylphosphatidylglycerol synthase transmembrane domain-containing protein, with translation MTGGSLKTAIRLIVAVAVSGGCLYFATRGTDWAGVEAVLRGASPGWSLGVILVSLGCHVLRAERWRVLLRPVGDVPRGPAITSTFIGFGANSVLPLRVGEIVRPVLLARRVRIGVPATISSIVLERLFDGLLVVCCFLAVGVLYDVDPHLRTVAIVFGGGALLTFAVLMLMARHRERSEALVRRLLSPLPARARDVIWSIAEGLLHGLGGLADGRSIALVLVYSIVLWSAITLTYTLSFLALDIHVPLVVASLTTVVVVGAFVMLPQAPGFIGTWQLGCTTALGLFHVPADVAVGYSLLTWVIQMIVNVGSAAVSLALQDVSVRQLAQDVEKAEQEAVHG
- a CDS encoding slipin family protein — its product is MEVEMPGGFVAVLVLASLVLSALKIVREYERLVVFRLGRLVGPRGPGITVVIPGLEKAVRVDLRTVTMDVPPQDVITKDNVSVKVNAVLYFRVIEPNRAVAEVENYLFAASQIAQTTLRSVCGEAELDDLLAEREKINSKLQTIIDQHTEPWGIKVVQVAIKHIDLPEEMRRAMAKQAEAERERRAKVIAAEGEFQASQRLSEAAAVMAKEPITLQLRYLQTLAEIATENNSTTLFPVPIDLIGPLLGKGTPRP
- a CDS encoding zinc dependent phospholipase C family protein — its product is MMLAGLAAVVVLLWPGDAHAWGPVTHLVHGARVLGDLTALTGPLEELLGAHRLAYLYGCVAADIFHAKKYTRSLYTHCHCWPVGWQIVESAKNEREEAFAYGYLSHLAADVYSHNHYVPVQLVLSFEARSLRHIYWEARFDAAQRRDQWRLIRSVLRHRYTDLDRLVSRVVERTLFSFKTNKRIFNSLMALQQLGQWQAMVRGLGERSRYPLPGAEVERFNTVCVSAIQDLLLHGQESACQHADPTGHQALAQASALRAKLRALKAKGEVPVAIADELRALRPPAA
- the coaBC gene encoding bifunctional phosphopantothenoylcysteine decarboxylase/phosphopantothenate--cysteine ligase CoaBC, with protein sequence MAEPLQGRTVLVGISGGIACYKACELVRALRQAGATVPVVMTRGAREFVAPLTLQTLSGRPVATETFDLTQESEIGHIRLADTADVVVIAPATANVIAKLAHGIADDLLTTVLLATRAPVLVAPAMNVHMWEHPATRENVATLAGRGVRIVGPAVGSLACGYEGAGRLAEIPDIVEGIVTALTPQDLAGERVLVSAGPTREAIDPVRYLTNHSSGKMGYAIARVARRRGAEVTLVSGPVALPPPPGVRTIPVESAREMAAALRSEFPRATLLVMAAAVADYRAARPAERKVKKSSSHLALELARNEDIISGLAAAKRDRVVVGFAAETHDLVTEARRKLREKRLDLVVANDVTAEGAGFGSDTNVVRLIDAAGGDEVLPVLPKDEVAARILDWFVQRRQGAARRRPAPVTRRVAGARAARRRSRRGPRPSP
- a CDS encoding uracil-DNA glycosylase; the encoded protein is MGSQDECSDLARALLAHVDYQRALGVEGVPPGAPVVAVPTAPPVVDDPVTRVAPEQIALGTQLGEETLEAVRGDLGDCQRCKLAPHRTRLVFGVGSPKARLVFVGEGPGADEDAQGEPFVGRAGQLLTEIITKGMRIRREDVYICNVIKCRPPGNRNPEPDEVAACEPFLVRQLRSIGPEVIVALGKFAAQTLLRSRTPITQLRGRWFDYHGIMLMPTFHPAYLLRTPGDKRLVWEDIQKVMRVLGMPTPSK
- a CDS encoding nodulation protein NfeD, with the protein product MKRLTRVVLAVAFGLAAEARGAVVSRIVVDGAINPAVAGFIQESIARANDEGAAALVIVLDTPGGLLTSARAIVKDILAAPLPVIVYVAPSGAGAGSAGVFVTMAAHVAAMAPGTSIGAAHPVGGQGEDIKGTLGEKIENFTASFSEAIARQRGRNVEWAIKAVRQSVSAPADEAARLKVVDFVAKDIEEVAARADGRTVDVGGAKQTLHLRPLELRDYEMRFSQRVLNVLADPNIAYLLMMAGVLGLYIEFTHPGVLFPGIAGAICLLLAMTAMQVLPLNYGALALIVLGMGLLVAEAFLPTFGVVGVGGAIALILGSLFLFDSAGDEVQVARSLILGAGGGLAVFVLLVGAWIARRRAEPGRLGAEGMIGAVGVARERLAPVGTVLVNGEYWTAEAEHDIDAGLPVEVTGVAGLRLRVRAAAGRAR